GCCGTCTTCCAGTTGGCGGATCAGCACCTCGATCTCGACGAGCGCCTGAACACGGCTCATGTCGCCGGTCGACAGCCCATCGGCGACCTGTTCGACGAGGTCGACGACCCGCTCGTCGCCCGCGATCCGGTCGTTGCGGGCGACCTCGCCGTGGGCGTACTTCGAGACCGCCGACTGGCTAATTCCGAGCACGTCGGCGACCTCTCGCTGGGTCAGATCGCGGGCGCGGAGCGATTCGGCTAGCATCGACCGCACCGTGGGCAGAAACTCCTCGACGACGAGTTCCTCGATGAATTTCATTGGCTATCGTCGGTCCCTTTGGATGGCTTGGCTTTGGATTCGTCGGTCTCGGCGTCGACCGCGAGATCGAACTCGGGGTCGTCTTGAATCTTCGAAGCCCGTGGCCCGGCCTGATCTTGGTACTTCGAGCCGCGTTCGCTGCCGTAGGGGCGGGTCGAGGCCGATTTGAGTTCGGTAAAGACGAGTTGGGAGACCCGCATCCCCGGCGACAGCGCGACCGGCGCAGCCCCAAGATTCGAGAGTTCGAGCGTGATCTGGCCCTTGAATCCGGGATCGATGAACCCCGCCGTTGCATGGACTACAACCGCAAGACGGCCAAAGGATGATCGGCCTTCGACAGTCGCAACGAGATCCGGGGGAATCTCGACGCGCTCTTTGGTCGTGCCGAGCACGAAATCGCCCGGATGGAGGATGAATTCGTCGCCCTCTTCGACGTAGGTTTCCCGAACGTACTCGTCGACCTCGTCGGCGCGATTCGGGTGGATGCAAGGAATGTTGGTGCGTTGGAATTCGAGGAACTCAGAGCCGAGCCGCATATCGATGCTCGCGGGCTGGACCTGGGTATCGAGGTCGTCGATGGGGTCGACGACGAGATCGCCCTCGCCCAACCGTTCGAGCAGGTCGGTGTCCGATAGGATCATCGTGTGCTGAGTTCGACGGATGGGGTAAAAACCCAGCCATTGACCCGACAGGCCACACCCATATCGCCAATCCACACTCTCTTAGCGATCCCATCCAACAGACAGGTATGAAACAGGTCATCGCCGCCCGGACTGACATCGGCATGGGGAAAGGCAAACTCGCCGCCCAAGTCGCCCACGCCTCGCTGTCGGCCTACGAAGACACCGACCCGAAAACACGCAACGCCTGGAAAGGTGGCGGCCAGAAGAAGATCGTCGTCAAAGCGCCCAATGAGTCGACTCTCTTTGAACTCGCTGACAAAGCCCGCCGCGACGGCCTCCCACATGCGATCATCCGCGATGCAGGCCACACCCAACTCGAACCGGGGACGCCGACAGCGGTCGCCATTGGGCCGGGCAAGGAGAATCTGGTCGACCGCGTGACGGGCGATCTCTCGCTATACTGATTTTTCAGTCGGACAGAAGGGGGGACTCACCACCATAGACCCGCTCGGCGAACAGCAGCGCCACCAGCGCGAGAATCAGCAGTGTGTAGGCACCGGCAGCCAGTAGTGCGTCCTGAAGGGTTGCGTACTCACCGGTTCGAAAGATGATCGCCTTTCGGACCATCGCGATCACGCCGGTGTAGATCACGAGCTGGACGATCCGCCGGGTGTTGTTCTCCTCGACGTAGGCCAGCACTGTCTGATAGACTTCGACGATAATCAACAGCAACAGGCCAGTATCGATGAATCCGATCACCACAAGCGGGTCGGTGATGCTCCCGGTCTGAACCGCACCGCCGATCTGGAGGATCAAGTCGACGACGCCGACCGCAAAGAGGACCGCAAACACCGTCGCGGCAGCCAACTCGACACCGTGGACGAACCGCTCGACGAGCAGCGAATACTGCTCCGACAGCGACGGCGTAGACGAATCGTCATCTCTCATGGATTCACAAGCAGGTGTGACTCGTCGCTCGTCTGGTTGGCTGCGGCAGGGAGTCGACCATCCGAATCGTCGACCGTGTCGATCAGGCGTCGACGGCGAACCCCTCTTCGCGGAGGAGTTCGGGCAGTCGACGCTGGTGGTCGCCCTGAATCTCTATCGTCTCGCCCTCGACCGTGCCGCCCGCGCCGAGTCGTTGTTTGAGTCCCGAGGCCAACTCCTTGAGATCGATGGTCGTGTCCTCGAATCCTTCGACGATGGTCATCGGTTTACCGTAGCGACGCGACTCCATGCGAACCGAGAGGACGGTTTCTGTGCGTGCGAGGTCTTCCTCGATATCGAGGTCAAGGTCGTCCGGAAGGCCGGTGATGTCATCAACCACAATCGGAGTACGTGACTCCAGCACATACGTCTTGGTTCCGTCCGGTTTGGCCGATTGTCGACCGATTTGAGAGACACTGCAGGTCGACCAGTCCAGCCGGTCCCAGCGTGACTGCGGCGAAGGGACAGGCCGATGTACGTGGGCCGCAACTCGGAGGTATGTATCCATCTCTCGGTCGACCAGTCGGCCACCCAGACGAGGTGAGCCGCTGTGCGTGAGTCCCACCCCATCGAACAGGCAGTCGGCATTGACTACTACGTGAGCGACGCCGACGGCATCGGTGGCCAACTTCGCACCGAGCCCGATGACTTTCAGGTCACAGAAATCGAGAATTTCGATCCCGAACCAGTCGACGCCGATCCCGGTGCGTACCCCGAAATCCTCCTGCGAGCCACGCTTCGAAAGTGGGACACCAACGATTTCGCGGGCCGGATCTCCGATGCGATGGGGATCAGCCGCGAGCGCGTCGCGTGGGCCGGGACCAAGGACAAACACGCCGTCACCACACAGCTGTTTTCGATTCGGGACGTCGACCCCGAAGCTGTCGACGCGCTGGATGTCAATGGCGCGGAGATCGAAGTCTTGGGCCGAACCGGGCGCTCGATCTCGTTTGGCGATCTCCACGGCAACCGATTCGTGATCCGGGTCCGCGATGCCGACTCCGATGCCCCCGAACGAACCAAAGAAACGACCGCCGCGCTCCGGGAGTTCGTCGACAGTCTCGATAGTGGCGGCACCGAAGGGACCGCTGGCGTCCCGAACTGGTTCGGTCAACAGCGGTTCGGCAGTCAGCGACCAGTTACCCACGAAGTCGGACTCAACATCGTCCGCCGCGAGTGGCGCGAGGCCGTGCTGTCGTACGTCGCCAACCCCTTTGAGACCGAACGCGAAGGGACACAGAGCGCTCGGCAGTTCGTCGCGGACGAGGCCGCTTCCGATGATCCTGACTGGCAGGCCTGCCTCGACCAAATTCCGGGCTATCTCGGCTACGAGCGATCCATGCTCCATCGCCTGATCGAAGACGGAGCCGAAACGCCCGCGGACTTCCGCAACGCACTCGAAGCCGTCCCCTGGAACCTCCAGCGACTGTTCGTCAATGCGGCCCAGTCGTATCTCTTCAACCAAATCCTCTCGGAGCGACTCCGTCGGGGGATTCCGTTTGACCGACCAGTCGAGGGCGACGTCTGTTGTTTCGTCGACCGCGAAGCTCCCGATGGACTCTATGCCCCCGACACCGACCGACTGCAGAACGTCTCGGGCAAGCGCGTCGACGTGATGGAACGACACTGTTCGCGCGGGCGGGCCTTCGTTACGGCCCCCCTAATCGGCACTGAGACGGAGTTAGCCGAGGGTGAACCCGGCGAGATCGAACGCGAGATTCTCGACGAGTTGGATCTCGATCCGGCTGACTTTGATTTACCGGGGAGTTTCGAGTCGACCGGGACGCGGCGGGCAATCTTGGTTCGGACCGATCTGGACGTCGACCCTGACGAACTGACCTTCGAGTTCGCGCTGCCGAGCGGGTCGTATGCGACCGCCCTCATGCGGGAGTATTTAAAACGCGGGCCGCTGGACCTGTAGCGACGGTCACGGAAGCTACTCGGCAGGCTCGTGGTCCGGAAACCAGAGTGGAATTTCTCGGCCAGCGTCCTCGGGGTCCGCGCTGGCGTGGATGAGGTTTCGTAACGCCCGCCCCTCGTCGTCGGCCTGGTCCATCGAGTCGACGCCGAGTTCGCCGCGGATCGTTTCCGAGTCGGCGTTGGCTGGGTCGGTGTCGCCGATGATCCGCCGGGTCGTGTGTATTGCATCCTCACCCGCAAGCACCGCGGCGATGACTGGGCTGTCAGTGAGGTACTCCACGAGCGGCCCAAAGAACGGCTTGTCCTGATGTTCCTGATAATGTTGTTCGACGTGGCGCTGTTCGGGATAGCGGAGTTCGAGGGCGGTGATCGAGAGGTTCGCCGCTTCCAACCGTGCGAGAATCTGACCGACCAGCTGTCGCTGGACGCCGTCGGGCTTGACTAAAACGAGTGTGCGTTCGGAGTGCGACATAGTATGTGGTGTGTGGGCATCCATCTATGGTTTTTTGACGAAACGAACGACAGTCAGTTGAAACATAGTCACCACCGAGTATTTCACACTGCTTGCTGACGATATCGTATGGAGTATACCACACTGGGCACAACGGGCATCGAGGTCAGTCGACTCTGTCTGGGCTGTATGAGCTTCGGCAAGCAGAACCGCGACGAGTGGATGCTTGACGAGGAGGGCGGCCGCGAACTCATCGAGCGGGCCATCGAACTCGGAATCACGTTTTTCGACACTGCCAACATCTACTCGCAGGGCGAAAGTGAGGAGATTCTTGGGGATGTCCTCAGCGAGTACGACCGCGACCGGTTTACTGTGGGGACGAAAGTACGGTTCGAAATGGGCGACAACCCACAGTCGGCGGGTCTCTCGCGCAAGACCATCGAACAGGAGCTGGACAACTCTCTCGAACGACTGGGGATGGATACCGTCGACCTCTATCAGATCCACCGCTGGGATTACGACACCCCAATCGAACAGACGCTTCGCGCGCTCGACGACGCCGTTCGGCGCGGTAAGGTCCGACATATCGGAGCCTCATCGATGTGGGCACATCAGTTCGCCGAGGCGCTACAGACAAGCGAGCGACTCGGTCTCGAACGGTTCGAAACAATGCAGAACCTCTACAACCTGGCCTACCGCGAGGAGGAACGCGAGATGCTGCCGCTCTGCCAGAAGGAGGGAATCGGCGTCATTCCGTGGAGTCCGGTCGCGGCGGGCTATCTCGCCCGCCCCTACGAGCAGGACGATGCCACCGATCGGGGCGAACACGAAACGTCGCTTGGTCGACCCTACCGCGAGGGTGGCGGTGAGACGATCAACGAACGCGTCCAAGAACTCGCAGCCGAAAAGGACCGGTCGATGGCCCAGATCGCGCTGGCGTGGCATCTCCACAAGGAGACAGTCACCGCACCGATTGTCGGCACCTCAAGCGTCGACCACCTCGAAGACGCCGTCGAAGCGCTCTCTATCGACTTGTCCGACAACGAACTGTCGTATCTCGAAGAACCGTACGAGCCGGTTCGGATCAGCGGTCACGAGTGAGAAGGCATGCGGGGCGCTCAGCGTGGCTCTCTGGAACTGAGACAACGAGTCGACTGGGACCGTACCGAACGGATGACGTTTTAATCGCTGGCCCTCATGTTCCGCTATGCACTGTGGGCAGTGCCACGCGGACCTCGACCGACCGGGCGACTACTGTCTGGTCTGTCACACTGCCAACTGCGACGGGGTCGTCGTCGAGTTCGACCGCGAGGCGGCCACCCTCACCATGCTCGACGACGAGGACATCCTCGGCGAGACCACGATCACAACCGTTCCCGAACCGGACGATGACCACCACGACCGAAACGCCGTGATGGAACTCCGCAACTTCGCGGGACGGGTCGCCGACGAGATCCAGCGCAAGCGCCCCGAAACCGTGTTTGCGGCCGGTGAGCGCGAACCCCTTCGAGAGACGCGCAAACAGCTCCATTACGAGTTTTATCGCGTTCCAGAGGACAACTCCGTGCAGGCAGTTATTGATCGGCGGGGGAATCGAGCCCTCGAAGTCGTCGACATCCCGCCACGCGAGAAAATCGGCGGCAGCCACTCGACCATTATTGGCGACCGGCAAGGACGAAAAGCGATCAGCGTGGTTGCGGACCATCCACACATCAAGAAAATCATTCCCGGCCCGATTGATGCCGGGGGAATCGGCTCCCAGAAGGGACTCCGGGCGAAGATTACACGGGCAGATACCAACGGCAACGTGCGAATGCTGTTGCGGGATGGCTCAAGCGTTCAGGAAAACCGACTGGTGACGACCGCGATGGATCTCGAAACCGGCGAGCGAGTACGGACAGATCTCAACGAGGCGCTGGCCGAGGAAGATCTGCAGTAGGCGCTGTCGACTGAGAGCCGAAACCGCATCCTGAAAGCGGCTCACACAGTAGGCTCGACACAACAGCTTTTTACCTATACTGGCAGTAGCACCTGCTACTATGGCCGAAAACAAGGCACGATCTACCGGCAGCGCTGGCCGATTTGGCGCACGGTACGGACGCGTCTCACGCAAGCGGGTCAAAGAGATCGAAGCGGGAATGCAGAACGCCGAGGTCGACGGCGACAGCGTCAAACGCGTCGGCACCGGCATCTGGGTCAACGAAGAGACCGGCGAGAAGTTCGCTGGCGGGGCTTACAAGCCAGAGACGCCCGGTGGACGACAGGTCCGACGGTCGATCCGCGCGGCACTCTCCGAAGACGAATAACACACCCGATGAGCTACAAATGTTCCCGCTGTAAACGAGACGTGACGCTCGACGAGTACGGCGGCGTTCGCTGTCCGTACTGCGGTCACCGCGTCCTGCTGAAGGAACGCGGCGGCGGCATCAAAGAAGTCCCCGTCGAGTAACCCGGTGTCCCCGCACGTTCATACTGCAGCTCTTTGCTTCGAGTATCCGACCGCCGCGGCCGCACGACTCATCGAGCGGAGCGTCCGCGTCGAAGTCGACCAACTCGACGCCGACCGGTCGACGGCTGGTGTGAGCCGAACCAATACGCGGGTCGAGGTCGACATTGCGGCCGACGATCTGGTCGCGCTTCGGGCGGGGCTCAACAGCTGGCTTCGGTATCTCTCGGTGGCCGAACAGGTGGCTGGCTGTGAGTCGACACGGCACTCGTAACCACCGTAATCAGCCGTGTTGAATTGTGAGGCGTTCGATACAGGTGGCCATCGGAATTGCGGGGGTTTTTGGGTGTGGCGACCAACTCGGAAGGTATGCAGGGTAATCTGCCGCCAGAAGCCCAGGAGAAGCTCGAAACGCTCCAGGATCTTCAAGAGACAGCACAGAACGTCGCCGAACAGAAACAGCAGACCGAGACCCAGCTCAACGACACCGAGACCGCCCTCGAAGCCCTCGAAGGCGTCGACGATGACTCGGTTATGTACCGCGAGGTCGGCGAACTGCTGATCCAGACCGACTACGACGAGGCCGCCGAGGACCTCGAAGAGAAACAGGAGAGCCTCGAAGTCCGCGTCGAGCAGCTCACCAAACAGGAAACCCGCGTCCAAGAACGCTTCGAGGACCTTCAGGAAGAGCTTCAGGAGATGCTCAGCGGTGCAGGCGGCCCCGGTGGTCCGCAGGGCCCCGGCGGCGCAGGCGCCTAAATGTCGGAGCCGACTGACGAGACCGTCGTTCAGACGGCCGCCGAGGCCGCTGAAGGTCTCGTCTTTGCCCGATTTGCGAACAGTGCAGTCAAAGACCTCGACATCACCGTCGGATTCGATGACGGGATTCTCGATGTCGACGTCTACTTGAATACCGTCGACGACACCGACGCTGACCCCGACGACGTGGCCCACGAAGCCATCGAGGCAGCCGAGGAAGCCGTCGACGAACTGTTTGCCTGAGCGGCACCTTGCCGCTGAGGTCGTTTTTACATTCGTGAGCGGCAGTGCTGAACCCGTTGAGCTGTTTCTCTACCGGATCGTGTGTCGAAGACAGAGATCAGCCGGATAATGAGATCGGCTACTATCGAGTCGCTGACTCGGCTACGTGTCGGGTGGCTTCCCTGAGAATCACGAACACGCTGAGTAGTATGCCGATGAAAAACAATGGCTGTAACGAGCCATCGGGTGATGCCGTCCCAACAATAGACAACTGAATGGCAAACGCCATCAGGAGAATATCTTTGATCCGGTCGTCTGTTACGGACATACCAAGAACTGTACGTTTGAAACACTTTCTTGTTTTGATATAACACCGGGCGGGTTGCTGTATGTACGCCGAAACGACTAGCGCTCGGTAAAACGAGTCGTACTGAACCAGCCGAGAACGGAGAGACCGCAATCGCGTCGACTACTCGCAGATGTCGACGAAGTTCTCGAAGACCTCTTCGCCCTGTTCGGTGTGAATAACCTCGGGATGCCACTGGACACCGTACAGATCGCGGTCGGTGTCGCTCATTGCCTCAACACCACAGACGTCTGAGGTCCCAGTATGCGTAAAGCCATCAGGAAGCGTTTTGACCTCGTCGGCGTGGCTGGCCCAGACGCGGGTTTCGGGAGCCAGCGAGCCGATCAGTGGGTCGTCGTCGTCGAGGATCTCCACGGTGACGTCGGCGTAGCCGCCGTATTCGCCGGAGCCGGTGGTACCGCCGAGTTCTTCGGCGATGAGTTGCATCCCGAGACAGATGCCGAGAACGGGGACGTCGCCGTCGAGATACTCCGCCGAGCGACCGGCGCGATCCATATCCGGGCCACCGGAAAGGACGATCCCGTCTGCGTCGACCTCGCTGGGGTCGACATCGTTGTCGATCAGCTCGGTGTCGACGCCGAGATCCCGGAGCGCACGGTGCTCCAGATGCGTAAACTGCCCATGGTTGTCGATAACGACAATGCGAGTCATGAGCGGTGTTGGACGGTCAGGCTCAAAAGCAAACCGGATCGGGACCGAACTATGCGCGTTCGTGCAACGACCCTCCCAATCGGACAGTGATACCGAACTGCTCTGGTTGTGATGATACACAACAGCCGTCTCCCTATGGATGTCGCGGGACAACTTGACGCAGAGACGTTGGAAAAACGGTCGACGGCTCAATCGAGGTAGTACTCGTAGGGCTGTCGCCGGTAGACGGTGATGTCACCGCGGTCTGCCCACCGACCGAGGACGGTCGCGATCTGGTGTGGGCTCTCGAAGGCCGTCTCACTCTCGGCTTCGAGTGCGGCCAAAATCTCGCGGGCGGTCAGCGGCTCCTCGGCAGCAGCAAGCACACCCTGTAATCGGTCGAGATCACTGTGTGTGGTGCGCATACAATTTGTTTGTGCGTCGTCCGGTTTATGTGTATGTGTGACCTCTGTCAGACAGTCCAAATATCCTACAGAGACGGCCTCAAGGCAGTAAAATCGGACGACGCGGAACTGATTGTTGGCATATATATCCCGTAAAAATCCGACGTTAGTAGACGTCGTGTTCGCTGAGGTCGCGTTGGGAGCGGTACTGGTCGACGAATTCGGCCACGTCGAACTCGTGCATCTGCTGTTCGAACTCGGTGAGGGCGGTGGTGTCTTCGGCGTGACTGACGGCGTGTTCCATCAGTTCAATCACGAGTTCGACGATGAGTTCGTGGAGCTTTTGCGAATCGAAATCAGTCACCCACAGCATCGCAAAGCCGACGTCTTGGTCCTCGGTGGCGTCGTGAGAGGCCACTTGGTCGGGGAACTCTTCGAGGACGATGCCCAGCAGGTGGGGCGTGCCGAACTCCGGCATCTCGGCGCTGGTGGTCTCGATTGCCTCTTGGAGGACTTCGACGAGAAACTCCGGGAGAAACCGGTCGGGTGGATGGACGTCCATCACGACGCCGTGGGTCGACCCACAGTCGCAGTCGAACTCCCGCATGCCGAGGTCGAACTCGCCGATTGGGACCTGCTCGCCACAGGGGAGTTCGAGCGCCTCGCTGGGCTCGCCCGGGACGCGTGGTTCTGCCATAGCCGGCTTTGGTCGGCCCGACCGTTAAGTGTCGTGTTCTTCGGTGGACGGCGCTCGAAGGCACAGTTCGACCGCCGCCCCGCCGAGTTCTGGATCGGGGCCGGCGAAGGTGAGCTCGCCGCCGTAGGCTTCGACGATCCATTTGGCCAGCCACAGCCCGAGGCCGCTGCAGTGGTCCAGCGGCGTGATCGATTGGGAGCCGTCGACGACTGCCAGTTCGTCGGCCGGAATGCCGGGGCCGTCGTCGGCGACTGTGATCACGACTGTCTCGGTGTCAGGACAGGCGACCCGTAGCTGGATCGTCGGGTCGACCGGCGTGTGTTCGACCGCGTTTTCGACGAGTTCGACGACTGCCTCACGGAGTTCGGGGCCCCCAATCGCGACCGCAGGCCCGTCGACCGTGGTCGTGATCGTCGCGTTCGGATACGTCTCGCCGAGTTCGTCGACGACCGTCGCAACGAGATCGGCGATGGCAGTCGGCGAGCTGTCGGTCTCCGAGCGGTCGATCACCGATTCGAGCTCTCTGGCCCGGCGGGTTGTCTCGATGAGGTCGAGTGCCCGCTGTTTGAGTCGGTCGCCGACAGCCGTCATCTCGGTGTTCGCGGCGTCGAGTTCGGTCGCCAACTGATCGGCGAGCCCCAAAATCACGTTGAGATCGTTGCGGAGGTTGTGTCTGAGCAGCCGGTTGAGCACCTCGTGGTAGCGCTGTTGACTCTCACGGTCGGTAACATCGGTGTAGACGCCGAAGCTGTGTTGCTCGCCATCGTGACGAAACGGGATACTCCGAAAGATGAACAGTCGCGGCCCGTCGACGGCCTCGCGGATGACCTCCGCCGAGGTCCACTCTCCGTTTGCGGCCTCGCGGTCGAGTTCGGTGTCATCGGTGGCCTCCTCGGGCACAATATGCTCGTTGAGCGGTTCGCCGACCAGTTCGGTGTGGTCGAGACCGAACGTGTCCTCGAAGGCCGGGTTCACCGAGGTGACAATCGGCACATCCGCAACGAACTGGACTTCGGCAACCGGATCGGGAAGCTGTTCGAACAGCGCTCTGAACCGATCCGGGCCCACATCGGACGGCTGTGGCTGCTGTCCACCGATCTCGACCACGTTCTCGTGGACAACACCGACAAGCCGCTCGGCGGTCGATTCCGCATCTGGATGGGTCGAGAACTCGACTATTACCGACTGTCGACCGTCGGGGGTTCTGAGTAGACAGGCCGTCGACCGAACGGTCGAGGCCCCTTCCCGAAGTCGTCG
This sequence is a window from Halohasta litchfieldiae. Protein-coding genes within it:
- a CDS encoding DNA-directed RNA polymerase subunit P, with the protein product MSYKCSRCKRDVTLDEYGGVRCPYCGHRVLLKERGGGIKEVPVE
- a CDS encoding GMP synthase subunit A — encoded protein: MTRIVVIDNHGQFTHLEHRALRDLGVDTELIDNDVDPSEVDADGIVLSGGPDMDRAGRSAEYLDGDVPVLGICLGMQLIAEELGGTTGSGEYGGYADVTVEILDDDDPLIGSLAPETRVWASHADEVKTLPDGFTHTGTSDVCGVEAMSDTDRDLYGVQWHPEVIHTEQGEEVFENFVDICE
- a CDS encoding DUF2103 domain-containing protein, translated to MHCGQCHADLDRPGDYCLVCHTANCDGVVVEFDREAATLTMLDDEDILGETTITTVPEPDDDHHDRNAVMELRNFAGRVADEIQRKRPETVFAAGEREPLRETRKQLHYEFYRVPEDNSVQAVIDRRGNRALEVVDIPPREKIGGSHSTIIGDRQGRKAISVVADHPHIKKIIPGPIDAGGIGSQKGLRAKITRADTNGNVRMLLRDGSSVQENRLVTTAMDLETGERVRTDLNEALAEEDLQ
- a CDS encoding DUF3194 domain-containing protein, coding for MSEPTDETVVQTAAEAAEGLVFARFANSAVKDLDITVGFDDGILDVDVYLNTVDDTDADPDDVAHEAIEAAEEAVDELFA
- a CDS encoding aldo/keto reductase yields the protein MEYTTLGTTGIEVSRLCLGCMSFGKQNRDEWMLDEEGGRELIERAIELGITFFDTANIYSQGESEEILGDVLSEYDRDRFTVGTKVRFEMGDNPQSAGLSRKTIEQELDNSLERLGMDTVDLYQIHRWDYDTPIEQTLRALDDAVRRGKVRHIGASSMWAHQFAEALQTSERLGLERFETMQNLYNLAYREEEREMLPLCQKEGIGVIPWSPVAAGYLARPYEQDDATDRGEHETSLGRPYREGGGETINERVQELAAEKDRSMAQIALAWHLHKETVTAPIVGTSSVDHLEDAVEALSIDLSDNELSYLEEPYEPVRISGHE
- a CDS encoding KEOPS complex subunit Pcc1; amino-acid sequence: MSPHVHTAALCFEYPTAAAARLIERSVRVEVDQLDADRSTAGVSRTNTRVEVDIAADDLVALRAGLNSWLRYLSVAEQVAGCESTRHS
- the dcd gene encoding dCTP deaminase, translating into MILSDTDLLERLGEGDLVVDPIDDLDTQVQPASIDMRLGSEFLEFQRTNIPCIHPNRADEVDEYVRETYVEEGDEFILHPGDFVLGTTKERVEIPPDLVATVEGRSSFGRLAVVVHATAGFIDPGFKGQITLELSNLGAAPVALSPGMRVSQLVFTELKSASTRPYGSERGSKYQDQAGPRASKIQDDPEFDLAVDAETDESKAKPSKGTDDSQ
- the yciH gene encoding stress response translation initiation inhibitor YciH encodes the protein MVDDITGLPDDLDLDIEEDLARTETVLSVRMESRRYGKPMTIVEGFEDTTIDLKELASGLKQRLGAGGTVEGETIEIQGDHQRRLPELLREEGFAVDA
- the pth2 gene encoding peptidyl-tRNA hydrolase Pth2 → MKQVIAARTDIGMGKGKLAAQVAHASLSAYEDTDPKTRNAWKGGGQKKIVVKAPNESTLFELADKARRDGLPHAIIRDAGHTQLEPGTPTAVAIGPGKENLVDRVTGDLSLY
- a CDS encoding phosphate-starvation-inducible PsiE family protein; the encoded protein is MRDDDSSTPSLSEQYSLLVERFVHGVELAAATVFAVLFAVGVVDLILQIGGAVQTGSITDPLVVIGFIDTGLLLLIIVEVYQTVLAYVEENNTRRIVQLVIYTGVIAMVRKAIIFRTGEYATLQDALLAAGAYTLLILALVALLFAERVYGGESPLLSD
- a CDS encoding prefoldin subunit beta → MQGNLPPEAQEKLETLQDLQETAQNVAEQKQQTETQLNDTETALEALEGVDDDSVMYREVGELLIQTDYDEAAEDLEEKQESLEVRVEQLTKQETRVQERFEDLQEELQEMLSGAGGPGGPQGPGGAGA
- a CDS encoding eL43 family ribosomal protein, whose amino-acid sequence is MAENKARSTGSAGRFGARYGRVSRKRVKEIEAGMQNAEVDGDSVKRVGTGIWVNEETGEKFAGGAYKPETPGGRQVRRSIRAALSEDE
- a CDS encoding DUF5815 family protein, yielding MAEPRVPGEPSEALELPCGEQVPIGEFDLGMREFDCDCGSTHGVVMDVHPPDRFLPEFLVEVLQEAIETTSAEMPEFGTPHLLGIVLEEFPDQVASHDATEDQDVGFAMLWVTDFDSQKLHELIVELVIELMEHAVSHAEDTTALTEFEQQMHEFDVAEFVDQYRSQRDLSEHDVY
- the truD gene encoding tRNA pseudouridine(13) synthase TruD gives rise to the protein MRESHPIEQAVGIDYYVSDADGIGGQLRTEPDDFQVTEIENFDPEPVDADPGAYPEILLRATLRKWDTNDFAGRISDAMGISRERVAWAGTKDKHAVTTQLFSIRDVDPEAVDALDVNGAEIEVLGRTGRSISFGDLHGNRFVIRVRDADSDAPERTKETTAALREFVDSLDSGGTEGTAGVPNWFGQQRFGSQRPVTHEVGLNIVRREWREAVLSYVANPFETEREGTQSARQFVADEAASDDPDWQACLDQIPGYLGYERSMLHRLIEDGAETPADFRNALEAVPWNLQRLFVNAAQSYLFNQILSERLRRGIPFDRPVEGDVCCFVDREAPDGLYAPDTDRLQNVSGKRVDVMERHCSRGRAFVTAPLIGTETELAEGEPGEIEREILDELDLDPADFDLPGSFESTGTRRAILVRTDLDVDPDELTFEFALPSGSYATALMREYLKRGPLDL
- the ndk gene encoding nucleoside-diphosphate kinase; this translates as MSHSERTLVLVKPDGVQRQLVGQILARLEAANLSITALELRYPEQRHVEQHYQEHQDKPFFGPLVEYLTDSPVIAAVLAGEDAIHTTRRIIGDTDPANADSETIRGELGVDSMDQADDEGRALRNLIHASADPEDAGREIPLWFPDHEPAE
- a CDS encoding sensor histidine kinase, yielding MPAHHDETRARPVRTATSRSYRCVTDGGTNRSDHATDISHSALGQSTALFAVCADNRLTTVTEPLSELVGRSGLSGQHLSSLLAVPDGDFTAHLDTARRRLREGASTVRSTACLLRTPDGRQSVIVEFSTHPDAESTAERLVGVVHENVVEIGGQQPQPSDVGPDRFRALFEQLPDPVAEVQFVADVPIVTSVNPAFEDTFGLDHTELVGEPLNEHIVPEEATDDTELDREAANGEWTSAEVIREAVDGPRLFIFRSIPFRHDGEQHSFGVYTDVTDRESQQRYHEVLNRLLRHNLRNDLNVILGLADQLATELDAANTEMTAVGDRLKQRALDLIETTRRARELESVIDRSETDSSPTAIADLVATVVDELGETYPNATITTTVDGPAVAIGGPELREAVVELVENAVEHTPVDPTIQLRVACPDTETVVITVADDGPGIPADELAVVDGSQSITPLDHCSGLGLWLAKWIVEAYGGELTFAGPDPELGGAAVELCLRAPSTEEHDT